The following is a genomic window from Staphylococcus saccharolyticus.
CCCTACTCGAAAATATCACAAAATTTACATAACTACAATTATATTTACAAATTCTTAACAAACAAGAAACTTAATTTTTACATAACTGTTTTGACCTTCATTCCCTAACCAATCACATATCGATAAATCATCAATTAATGAACTACAATTTAAAAATAACTATGGACTAAGCACTTTTATAAATCATTGTAAGTTTACATTACGAGTTAATGCCTAATAATTATTATCCATATAAAAAAGGTACTTAAATGATGATTAAGTCATTCCATTTAAGTACCTTATCTTACAATTTCATTCAATCAGTGCCTACAATACGTCTATTTCTTTAAATTATAATAATTATATTGAATGTCTAATTGTCCGTTTTGAATGATTATATCCTATAATTGCAAATACAGCATAAATAGCAGAATACACAGTCATAACTATAAATATTGGTATTTGGTTTGTGACCCCCATTAAATTCATATAAGCAAGTGATGCAAAATAACCATGTAATAAAGCAATAATCAATGGCAAGCCAAAGTTAAAAATGACTTTAAGTTTTAATCCTTTCGACATATCTTGATGTGTAAAGCCAAGTTTACGAAGAATAGTGTAATTCTCTAATTCATCTTCGGTTTCATCAATCTGTTTGATATAAATGATACAACCAGCTGCGATTAAAAACGTAATCCCTAAAAATGAAGTTACAAATAATAAAATGCCTGTCAAACTTGATATTTCACTTGCTGCTTCGCTTCGTGTTTCTATATTTTTATTTATACTTTGTACTATATTTTCTAATTCTGGTAGATCCTGTTTGTTTTTAATATCAAAGCCATACTGTGAAATAATATTTTTACTTTTTGAATGATTACGAAGAGTTTGGTAATCGACATCATTTAATACTAATGTTGCCCCACCTAAATCTACATCAGACATAAAATAAACTTTATTAATACTTCTTCTTAATCTAACTTTCAATCGATAATTTTTAGTACTAATATATGTAGATCCTTTTTTATCTACTTTAACAATATCTTTAATAACTCCTCTTGGTACAATAACATCCGTTTGTCCTCTATTGAGATCGACATTCGGGATATATTTATCACTTGTCACAGCAATATGATTAGGTCTAGAAGCTCCCTCAGTAAATAGATGATCTTTATATAATTTGACATAAACAACTTCTTTATAATTGTAGTAATGCTCAATATTGTTATTATTCAATTTAAAAGCTAATTGATTCGCTTGCTTTTGAATTTTTAAGGTCACATCATGTGGTGAGCTAAGTAATACTTCATTTGTCAATGTGCTACGGCTTAATGCAGCAAAGCACAGTACTGACACTGTTATAGCCGAAACAACAGTCATTACGGTCAATGAAAAAGCATTTTTCTTTATACGATAAATAATCGGCGATGTAAACATAACGTCTGTTACACTAACTATCCCATTTCTTAACCGTTGTGCTGTTTTAAATATTAATGATACTGTACTTCTAAAGAAGAAATACGAACCTAATACAGTGAGAAATAAAATAACAAAAGGTTGGAGTACTGTTTCAACGTTATCAACTAATTTAGTGGACATTGTATAACCGCTAACAATCATAACAATACCCAATAACCCTAAAATCACTTCGCTAATTGTAATTCGAGTTTGATTCACTTCTTTTCTAGTTATGTCTGAAGCTAATTCTGTAATCGAACGTTTACGAATAAAAATATAACTTTGAATGACTACAAGTAAGTAAGACACAATGATTAATAATAACGTTTCTATAACAGCATGGAAACTGAAAATAATCGATACACTAATATTAATACCAAGTAACCGTAATACAATCATTAATAGTATTTTCGAGCCAAAAATACCTAAAATGATGCCGATAATAGCAGTCATCATAAACGTCATTAATTGTTCGAGCATAATCATTTTCATAATATCTTTTCTAGTCAAGCCAATGATTTGCAATAATGACAGCTCTTTACCGCGTCTTTTCATAAATAAACAATTTGCATAAAGAAGAAAAACGATAATGATAATAAAAAGAAAATAACTCCCCACTTGAAAACCTTCTTTAATAATAGGAAAGGATTGGTTAGCATGAAGATGATGCGCATACTTTAAAGTTACGAAACTAAAATAAAGAATCACACTGATTATAAGTGATAGAAGATAAATAGCATAATGCGTAATATTTTGTTTAAAATTTTTAAAAATTATTTCATTAAAACTCATAATTTACGCCACCAAGTACACTTTGTGTTCTTATAATTTCTTTATAGAATGTTTGTTTATCATCATCACCTTGATATATCTCGGTAAAAATTTGTCCATCTTTTAACATAATCACCCGATTTGAAAAGCTAGCAGCAACTGGATCATGTGTGACCATCACAATCGTTGTATGAAAATTCTCGTTCATATAATTTAATCTTTTTAATAAATCCTGAGTGCTTTTTGAGTCTAACGCTCCTGTAGGTTCATCTG
Proteins encoded in this region:
- a CDS encoding FtsX-like permease family protein — encoded protein: MSFNEIIFKNFKQNITHYAIYLLSLIISVILYFSFVTLKYAHHLHANQSFPIIKEGFQVGSYFLFIIIIVFLLYANCLFMKRRGKELSLLQIIGLTRKDIMKMIMLEQLMTFMMTAIIGIILGIFGSKILLMIVLRLLGINISVSIIFSFHAVIETLLLIIVSYLLVVIQSYIFIRKRSITELASDITRKEVNQTRITISEVILGLLGIVMIVSGYTMSTKLVDNVETVLQPFVILFLTVLGSYFFFRSTVSLIFKTAQRLRNGIVSVTDVMFTSPIIYRIKKNAFSLTVMTVVSAITVSVLCFAALSRSTLTNEVLLSSPHDVTLKIQKQANQLAFKLNNNNIEHYYNYKEVVYVKLYKDHLFTEGASRPNHIAVTSDKYIPNVDLNRGQTDVIVPRGVIKDIVKVDKKGSTYISTKNYRLKVRLRRSINKVYFMSDVDLGGATLVLNDVDYQTLRNHSKSKNIISQYGFDIKNKQDLPELENIVQSINKNIETRSEAASEISSLTGILLFVTSFLGITFLIAAGCIIYIKQIDETEDELENYTILRKLGFTHQDMSKGLKLKVIFNFGLPLIIALLHGYFASLAYMNLMGVTNQIPIFIVMTVYSAIYAVFAIIGYNHSKRTIRHSI